The proteins below come from a single Pseudomonas chlororaphis genomic window:
- a CDS encoding aminotransferase, whose protein sequence is MPQPYSARSRAIEPFHVMALLARANELQAAGHDVIHLEIGEPDFTTAEPIIQAGQAALAAGKTRYTAARGIPELREAIAGFYGQRYGVQIDPRRILVTPGGSGALLLASALLVDPGKHWLLADPGYPCNRHFLRLVEGAAQLVPVGPEVRYQLTPDLVDRYWDQDSVGALVASPANPTGTILSRDELAGLSKAIKAHNGHLVVDEIYHGLTYGTDAASVLEVDDDAFVLNSFSKYFGMTGWRLGWLVAPSAAVSELEKLAQNLYISAPSMAQHAALACFEPATIEIFEQRRAEFALRRDFLLPALRALGFGIAVEPEGAFYLYADISAFGGDAFAFCQHFLETEHVAFTPGLDFGRYQAGHHVRFAYTQSLGRLQEAVARIERGLRSWQG, encoded by the coding sequence ATGCCTCAGCCCTACAGTGCGCGCAGCCGCGCCATCGAACCTTTCCATGTGATGGCGCTGCTGGCCCGCGCCAACGAGCTGCAGGCGGCGGGGCACGACGTCATTCACCTGGAGATCGGCGAGCCGGACTTCACCACCGCCGAGCCGATCATCCAGGCCGGCCAGGCGGCGTTGGCCGCGGGCAAGACCCGCTACACCGCGGCCCGTGGGATCCCCGAGTTGCGCGAGGCCATCGCCGGTTTCTATGGCCAGCGCTATGGCGTGCAGATCGACCCGCGGCGCATCCTGGTGACGCCGGGCGGCTCGGGCGCGTTGTTGCTCGCCAGTGCCCTGCTGGTGGACCCGGGCAAGCATTGGCTGCTGGCCGACCCCGGCTATCCGTGCAACCGTCACTTCCTGCGGCTGGTGGAGGGCGCGGCGCAGCTGGTGCCGGTGGGCCCGGAGGTGCGTTATCAATTGACCCCGGACCTGGTGGATCGCTACTGGGACCAGGACAGCGTCGGCGCGTTGGTGGCATCGCCGGCCAACCCGACCGGGACGATCCTTTCCCGGGATGAACTGGCGGGCTTGTCCAAGGCCATCAAGGCGCACAACGGCCACCTGGTGGTGGACGAGATCTATCACGGCCTGACCTACGGCACCGATGCCGCCAGCGTGCTGGAAGTGGATGACGACGCCTTTGTCCTGAATAGTTTTTCCAAGTATTTCGGCATGACCGGTTGGCGGCTCGGCTGGCTGGTGGCGCCCTCGGCGGCCGTCAGCGAGCTGGAAAAGCTCGCGCAGAACCTTTACATCAGCGCCCCGAGCATGGCCCAGCACGCGGCCCTGGCTTGCTTTGAACCGGCCACCATCGAGATCTTCGAGCAACGTCGGGCCGAGTTTGCGTTACGCCGCGATTTCCTCCTGCCGGCCTTGCGGGCGTTGGGCTTCGGCATTGCCGTGGAGCCGGAAGGGGCGTTCTACCTCTACGCCGATATCAGCGCCTTCGGCGGCGACGCGTTCGCGTTCTGCCAACACTTCCTGGAAACCGAACACGTGGCCTTCACCCCGGGTCTGGATTTTGGCCGCTATCAAGCCGGCCATCACGTGCGCTTCGCCTACACCCAGAGCCTGGGACGACTCCAGGAAGCGGTGGCGCGAATCGAACGTGGACTGCGGAGCTGGCAAGGCTGA
- a CDS encoding ABC transporter permease, with the protein MRLSNRVAALFASPGAAVLKPRSLFVGLGLLCLLATWLSLALGSVSLPLLDTVRAALRLSGLPVSADGLEQAELILGQIRLPRTLLGLTVGGVLALSGVAMQGLFRNPLADPGLVGVSSGAALGAAFAIVGGSALGGVPQAFSPYVLSLCAFLGGLGVTALVYRLGRRNGQAHVATMLLAGIALTALSGSAVGLFTYLADDATLRTLAFWNLGSLNGASYARLWPLLLVSTGVALWLPRRAQALNALLLGESEAAHLGVDVERLKRELVFCTALGVGAAVAAAGLIGFVGLVVPHLVRLLAGPDHRVLLPASVLAGASLLLFADLVARLVLAPAELPIGIVTAFIGAPFFLYLLLRGRA; encoded by the coding sequence ATGCGTCTGAGTAACCGCGTGGCTGCGCTCTTCGCCAGCCCGGGCGCCGCAGTGCTCAAGCCGCGAAGCCTGTTCGTCGGCTTGGGCCTGTTGTGCCTGCTGGCGACCTGGCTGTCCCTGGCCTTGGGGTCGGTGAGCCTGCCACTGCTCGACACGGTGCGGGCGGCGTTGCGGTTATCGGGGCTGCCGGTGTCGGCCGATGGCCTGGAGCAGGCTGAGCTGATCCTCGGCCAGATTCGTTTGCCACGCACCTTGCTGGGCCTGACGGTGGGCGGGGTGTTGGCATTGTCTGGCGTGGCGATGCAGGGGTTGTTCCGCAATCCACTGGCCGATCCGGGGCTGGTGGGGGTCTCCAGTGGCGCTGCACTGGGCGCCGCGTTCGCCATTGTCGGCGGTTCGGCGCTGGGCGGAGTCCCGCAAGCGTTCAGCCCCTATGTACTGTCACTGTGTGCGTTCCTGGGTGGGCTCGGGGTCACGGCGCTGGTGTATCGCCTGGGGCGGCGCAACGGCCAGGCGCATGTGGCGACCATGCTGTTGGCAGGCATTGCCCTGACCGCGCTGTCGGGATCGGCCGTGGGCCTGTTCACCTACCTGGCGGACGATGCGACCCTGCGCACCCTGGCGTTCTGGAACCTGGGCAGTCTCAACGGCGCCAGCTACGCCAGGCTGTGGCCATTGCTCCTGGTCAGCACGGGCGTGGCGCTTTGGTTGCCGCGTCGGGCGCAGGCGCTCAATGCATTGTTGCTGGGAGAGTCCGAGGCCGCTCACCTGGGTGTTGACGTCGAACGGCTCAAGCGCGAACTGGTGTTCTGCACGGCCCTGGGTGTGGGCGCGGCGGTGGCGGCGGCCGGCCTGATCGGGTTCGTTGGATTGGTGGTGCCGCACCTGGTCCGATTGCTGGCGGGGCCCGACCATCGGGTGTTGCTGCCCGCCTCCGTGCTGGCGGGGGCGAGCCTGCTGCTGTTCGCCGACCTGGTGGCACGCCTGGTCCTGGCTCCGGCAGAGCTGCCGATAGGGATCGTCACTGCCTTTATCGGCGCGCCGTTCTTCCTTTATTTATTGCTGCGAGGGCGCGCCTGA
- a CDS encoding competence protein TfoX: MNDELQHLKNLGKTSAQWLHAVGIHSASDLRRLGAVDAYRAVRTRGFRASKVLLYAIEGALLDVHWNDVPAERKEALNKQLDAMTTRHKS, from the coding sequence ATGAATGATGAACTGCAACACCTGAAGAATCTGGGCAAGACATCAGCCCAGTGGCTGCACGCCGTGGGCATCCACAGTGCCTCGGATCTGCGCCGGCTCGGTGCGGTGGATGCTTATCGCGCCGTGCGCACCCGCGGTTTCCGGGCTTCCAAGGTATTGCTGTATGCGATCGAGGGCGCGTTGCTGGACGTGCACTGGAATGACGTTCCCGCCGAACGCAAGGAAGCCCTCAATAAACAGCTGGACGCCATGACGACACGGCACAAGTCCTGA
- a CDS encoding pseudouridine synthase → MDTRFPQIADQLLLIERELRVQGWWSEQSPSAEALASVEPFAVDTLDFEQWLQWIFLPRMKAILENDLPLPNASGILAMAEMVYAQRPGQGIELQRLLSQFDQLISRAS, encoded by the coding sequence ATGGATACGCGTTTTCCCCAAATCGCCGATCAGCTTCTGCTGATCGAGCGGGAGCTGCGGGTCCAGGGCTGGTGGAGCGAGCAGTCGCCCTCGGCCGAAGCACTGGCCAGTGTCGAGCCATTCGCGGTCGACACCCTGGACTTCGAGCAATGGCTGCAATGGATCTTCCTGCCACGCATGAAAGCCATCCTGGAAAACGACCTGCCGCTGCCCAACGCCTCCGGCATTCTGGCGATGGCGGAGATGGTCTATGCCCAGCGCCCGGGGCAGGGCATCGAGTTGCAGCGGCTGCTGTCGCAGTTCGACCAGTTGATCAGCCGCGCCAGCTGA
- a CDS encoding hemin ABC transporter ATP-binding protein, translated as MLRAQNLQVQRGKHTVLTDIDLRLNPGEVLGVLGPNGAGKSSLLAGLCGDLRPTQGQVWLDDRPLAQWEGPERARRLAVLPQSSTLDFAFRVEEVVGLGRLPHQTGRVRDGQVVAAALQAADASHLHGRSYLALSGGERQRVHLARVLAQLWPGEAGQVLLLDEPTSMLDPLHQHTLLQAVRGFADRGAAVLVILHDLNLAARYCDRLLLLASGQSVAMGTPQEVLRPDSLKAVFGLEVLVQPHPERGHPLIIAR; from the coding sequence ATGTTGCGAGCGCAGAACCTGCAGGTCCAGCGTGGCAAGCACACCGTGTTGACCGACATCGACCTGCGGCTAAACCCCGGCGAAGTGCTCGGTGTGCTCGGGCCCAACGGTGCCGGTAAAAGTAGCTTGCTGGCCGGCCTGTGTGGCGACTTGCGCCCGACCCAGGGACAGGTCTGGCTGGATGATCGACCGCTGGCCCAATGGGAGGGCCCCGAGCGCGCGCGACGCCTGGCGGTCTTGCCACAGTCCTCGACCCTGGATTTTGCCTTCCGGGTCGAAGAGGTGGTCGGTCTGGGTCGCCTGCCGCATCAAACGGGGCGCGTGCGGGACGGGCAGGTCGTCGCTGCGGCGCTGCAAGCGGCCGACGCCTCGCACCTGCATGGGCGCAGTTACCTGGCGTTGTCCGGCGGCGAGCGCCAGCGTGTGCACCTGGCGCGGGTACTGGCGCAGTTGTGGCCGGGTGAGGCGGGGCAGGTCCTGCTGCTGGACGAGCCAACGTCCATGCTCGATCCATTGCATCAGCACACCCTCCTGCAAGCGGTGCGCGGGTTTGCCGATCGCGGCGCCGCCGTACTGGTGATCCTGCATGACCTGAACCTGGCGGCGCGCTACTGTGATCGCCTGTTGCTGCTTGCGTCGGGGCAGTCGGTTGCCATGGGCACCCCCCAAGAGGTACTGCGCCCGGATTCGCTCAAGGCCGTGTTCGGCCTGGAAGTTCTCGTGCAACCCCATCCGGAGCGCGGGCACCCGTTGATCATTGCCCGTTGA
- a CDS encoding lipoprotein: MNKWLIPAVTAVALLSGCSTVQRGSIPVVDSGTAVSNSERVSANGGFRQTTVKRPTQGQAQAIPQGDSGVVVMIPGGGATTSAPISSTPITPGPITPGPIETSPINQGSYSMPSTPSSIPSASSGGLSADEQLDGPVLALLTTAQQQQAGGDLNGASSSLERAQRVAPREPQVLYRLAQVRMAQGDAPQAEQLARRGLTFTSGRPALQASLWELIAQAREKQGDPAGAALARQKAKVSL; this comes from the coding sequence GTGAACAAGTGGTTGATTCCAGCGGTAACGGCCGTGGCTTTGCTCAGTGGTTGCTCTACCGTACAGCGCGGTTCGATTCCGGTCGTTGATTCCGGCACGGCGGTGTCCAACAGCGAGCGCGTCTCGGCCAATGGCGGTTTCCGGCAGACGACGGTGAAACGTCCGACCCAGGGCCAGGCCCAGGCGATTCCCCAGGGCGACTCCGGTGTCGTCGTGATGATTCCAGGTGGCGGCGCCACGACCTCGGCTCCGATCAGCAGCACGCCGATCACGCCAGGACCGATCACGCCAGGGCCTATCGAGACGTCGCCGATCAACCAGGGCAGCTACAGCATGCCTTCGACGCCGAGCAGTATCCCGTCGGCCAGCTCGGGTGGCTTGTCCGCCGATGAACAGCTGGACGGTCCGGTGCTGGCGCTGTTGACCACGGCGCAACAGCAACAGGCCGGTGGTGACCTCAACGGTGCGTCGTCGAGCCTTGAGCGTGCCCAGCGTGTTGCGCCGCGTGAGCCACAGGTCCTGTATCGCCTGGCCCAGGTGCGCATGGCCCAAGGCGACGCGCCGCAAGCCGAGCAGCTTGCCCGTCGTGGCCTGACCTTCACCAGCGGTCGTCCGGCACTTCAGGCCAGTCTGTGGGAGTTGATCGCTCAGGCCCGTGAGAAACAAGGCGATCCAGCTGGCGCGGCCCTGGCCCGTCAGAAGGCCAAGGTCTCGCTCTGA
- a CDS encoding XRE family transcriptional regulator: protein MRFSPALEEGRLIRRYKRFLADIETVQGELLTIHCPNTGSMLNCMAPGARVWFSRSNDPKRKLPGTWELGETPQGRLACINTARANTLVEEALRAGVISELNGFIGLKREVAYGQENSRIDFRLDYEQGSAWVEVKSVTLGFDDTPVAAFPDAVTQRGAKHLRELASLARQGIRAVQLYCVNLSGIEAVRPAHEIDPAYAAALREAIAAGVQVLAYGVTLTPEQMWVDRPLPVLSAPLELDPETLLVLPAV from the coding sequence ATGCGTTTCTCTCCTGCGTTAGAAGAAGGTCGCCTGATTCGACGTTACAAGCGTTTTCTCGCTGATATCGAGACCGTTCAGGGCGAACTGCTCACTATTCATTGTCCGAACACCGGCTCGATGCTCAATTGCATGGCGCCTGGTGCACGCGTTTGGTTCAGCCGCTCCAACGACCCCAAGCGCAAGTTGCCGGGCACCTGGGAACTAGGCGAGACCCCTCAGGGACGGCTCGCCTGCATTAATACGGCGCGGGCCAACACCCTGGTCGAGGAAGCCCTGCGCGCCGGGGTCATCAGTGAACTGAACGGGTTCATCGGGCTCAAGCGCGAAGTGGCCTATGGTCAGGAAAACAGCCGTATCGATTTTCGGCTGGACTACGAACAGGGCTCGGCCTGGGTCGAAGTCAAAAGTGTGACGTTGGGGTTCGACGACACCCCGGTGGCGGCGTTTCCCGATGCGGTGACCCAGCGTGGGGCCAAGCATCTGCGCGAGCTGGCCAGCCTGGCCCGGCAAGGTATACGGGCGGTGCAATTGTATTGCGTGAACCTGAGCGGGATCGAAGCGGTGCGTCCGGCGCACGAAATCGATCCGGCGTACGCCGCCGCGCTGCGTGAAGCGATTGCGGCGGGGGTGCAGGTGCTGGCCTACGGCGTCACGCTGACGCCTGAGCAGATGTGGGTGGACCGACCGTTGCCGGTGCTGTCGGCCCCGTTAGAGCTCGACCCAGAGACCTTGCTCGTCCTCCCGGCTGTCTAG
- a CDS encoding iron(III) ABC transporter, whose amino-acid sequence MDMRLILLLALSILAACQSVAPPPVSGRIVDLHSGQAVTPQRLVERLAVAPRVVVGEQHDNRDHHTLQRWLLQALGAERAQGSLLLEMLTPSQQPRVDALRQRSTMPNDLPAVLAWSPGWDWSLYGPVVEFALAQRYPLLAANLDATEIQRFYRQPPALQGDRSNAVAVKDVLLGQIRESHCGLLPESQMPAMLAVQQQRDRRMAERLLQAPTPALLLAGAWHGRKDLGVPLHMLDLGADEAPIVLMLAEEGSDVTPAMADYVWYTPATASQDYCAQMREQSER is encoded by the coding sequence ATGGACATGCGCCTGATTCTGCTGCTTGCACTGAGCATCCTGGCGGCCTGCCAGAGTGTCGCACCGCCCCCGGTCAGCGGGCGAATCGTGGATTTGCACAGCGGCCAGGCCGTGACGCCCCAGAGGTTGGTCGAGCGCCTGGCAGTGGCGCCGCGGGTGGTGGTGGGCGAGCAGCACGACAACCGCGACCATCACACGCTGCAGCGCTGGTTGCTCCAGGCTTTGGGCGCAGAGCGGGCCCAAGGCAGTCTGTTGCTGGAAATGCTGACCCCGTCGCAGCAGCCACGGGTGGATGCGCTCCGCCAACGATCCACAATGCCCAACGACCTGCCCGCCGTCCTGGCTTGGTCGCCGGGTTGGGATTGGAGCCTGTATGGGCCCGTCGTCGAGTTTGCCCTGGCACAGCGCTACCCGTTGCTGGCCGCCAATCTGGATGCCACCGAAATCCAGCGATTCTATCGGCAGCCGCCGGCCTTGCAGGGCGATCGCAGCAATGCGGTTGCCGTGAAAGACGTGTTATTGGGGCAGATCCGCGAGTCCCATTGCGGCCTGCTGCCGGAATCGCAAATGCCGGCGATGCTGGCGGTGCAGCAACAGCGTGACCGGCGCATGGCCGAACGCCTGCTGCAAGCGCCGACGCCCGCATTGTTGTTGGCGGGTGCCTGGCACGGGCGAAAGGACCTCGGCGTACCGTTGCACATGCTGGACCTGGGCGCCGATGAAGCGCCGATCGTTCTGATGCTGGCCGAGGAGGGCAGCGACGTGACCCCGGCCATGGCCGATTACGTGTGGTACACCCCGGCCACTGCGTCACAGGATTACTGTGCGCAGATGCGTGAACAGTCCGAAAGGTGA
- a CDS encoding pentapeptide repeat-containing protein codes for MSLPKLLNTPLYALLRKDDIAGFNSERPQGPVDMRGGDFRGLDLRELNADDVDFTDAYFRSADLRGIDFRKASLEGASLAHAQISGAYFPPELSADEILMSMNFGTRLRYRTR; via the coding sequence ATGAGCCTTCCCAAGCTTCTCAATACCCCGCTGTACGCCTTGCTGCGCAAAGACGATATCGCCGGCTTCAACAGCGAGCGTCCGCAGGGTCCGGTCGACATGCGTGGCGGCGATTTTCGTGGCCTTGACCTGCGCGAACTGAACGCAGACGACGTGGATTTCACCGACGCTTACTTCCGATCTGCCGATCTGCGCGGGATCGACTTCCGCAAGGCATCGCTGGAGGGCGCGAGCCTGGCCCACGCGCAAATATCCGGTGCCTACTTCCCGCCCGAGTTGTCCGCGGACGAGATCCTGATGTCGATGAACTTCGGCACCCGATTGCGCTACCGCACCCGTTGA
- a CDS encoding Rieske (2Fe-2S) protein, whose product MKFLCNSAELPDNGSRGFDLDGRKVMAVRRAGQAYVYVNRCPHRGVPLEWQPDQFLDPSASLIHCATHGALFLIENGECVAGPCAGQFLTALDSREDEQGLWVEL is encoded by the coding sequence ATGAAGTTTCTATGTAACAGCGCCGAACTGCCCGACAACGGCAGCCGCGGCTTCGACCTCGATGGACGCAAGGTGATGGCCGTGCGCCGCGCAGGCCAGGCCTACGTTTACGTCAATCGCTGCCCGCACCGCGGCGTGCCACTGGAATGGCAACCGGACCAGTTCCTCGACCCCAGCGCCAGCCTGATCCACTGCGCCACCCACGGCGCCTTGTTCCTGATCGAGAACGGCGAATGCGTGGCCGGTCCGTGTGCCGGCCAATTCCTGACGGCGCTAGACAGCCGGGAGGACGAGCAAGGTCTCTGGGTCGAGCTCTAA
- a CDS encoding penicillin-binding protein gives MTRTRSPRTPKKPPASRLRPWLGWALKLSLVGLVVLAGFAVYLDAVVQEKFSGKRWTIPAKVYARPLELFVGQKLSRDDFLTELDALGYRRESVANGPGAASVNGNTVDLNTRGFQFYEGMEQPQPVRVRFSGDYVAALTGANNASLSVVRLEPLLIGGLYPKNLEDRILIKIDQVPPFLLDTLIAVEDRDFYHHFGVSPKSIARAVWVNTSSGHMRQGGSTLTQQLVKNFYLTNERSLTRKLTEAMMALLLELHYDKQEILEAYLNEVFIGQDGQRAVHGFGLASQFFFSQPLSELKLHQVALLVGMVKGPSSYNPRRYPERALERRNLVLDLLQQQGVATAEQVEAAKKMPLGVTKRGSLADSSFPGFMDLVKRQLREDYRDEDLTEEGLRIFTSFDPILQMKAEASVDDTFKRLGARKGADEVEAAMVVTNPETGEVQAMIGSRQASFAGFNRALDAVRPIGSLIKPAVYLTALEKPSQYTLTSWLSDEAFSVKGADGQVWKPQNYDRRSHGTVFLYQGLAHSYNLSTARLGLEVGVPNVLKTVARLGVSRELPAFPSMLLGAGGLTPIEVAAMYQTLANGGFNTPMRGIRSVLTADGEPLKRYPFQIQQRFDPASIYLIQSAMQRVMREGTGSSVYNVLPRTLTLAGKTGTSNDSRDSWFAGFSQDLLAVVWLGRDDNGKTPFTGATGALQVWTSFMRKADPLPLDMPQPDNIVQAWVDSRTGQGSDANCPGAVQMPYIRGSEPPPGAACGSQNPAESVMDWVKDWMN, from the coding sequence ATGACTCGTACTCGATCCCCCCGAACCCCCAAGAAACCACCCGCCAGCCGCCTTCGGCCCTGGCTGGGCTGGGCCCTTAAACTCAGCCTGGTCGGCCTCGTCGTGCTCGCCGGTTTCGCGGTCTACCTCGATGCCGTGGTCCAGGAGAAGTTCTCCGGCAAGCGCTGGACCATCCCGGCCAAGGTCTACGCCAGGCCGCTGGAGCTGTTCGTCGGACAGAAGCTGAGCCGCGACGACTTCCTGACTGAACTCGATGCCCTGGGCTATCGTCGCGAAAGCGTCGCCAATGGCCCGGGCGCGGCCTCGGTCAATGGCAATACCGTCGACCTCAACACCCGTGGCTTCCAGTTCTATGAAGGCATGGAGCAACCGCAGCCGGTGCGGGTGCGTTTTTCCGGTGACTACGTCGCGGCGCTGACCGGCGCCAATAACGCCAGCCTGTCGGTGGTGCGTCTCGAACCGCTGCTGATCGGCGGCCTGTACCCCAAGAACCTGGAAGACCGGATCCTGATCAAGATCGACCAGGTGCCACCGTTCCTGCTCGATACGCTGATCGCCGTCGAAGACCGTGATTTCTACCATCACTTTGGCGTCTCGCCCAAGTCGATTGCCCGCGCCGTCTGGGTCAACACGTCCTCGGGCCATATGCGTCAGGGTGGCAGTACCTTGACCCAGCAGTTGGTCAAGAACTTCTACCTGACCAACGAACGCAGCCTCACCCGCAAGCTCACCGAAGCCATGATGGCGCTGCTGTTGGAGCTGCATTACGACAAGCAGGAGATTCTCGAGGCCTACCTCAACGAGGTCTTCATCGGCCAGGACGGTCAGCGCGCCGTGCACGGTTTTGGTCTCGCCAGCCAGTTCTTCTTCAGCCAGCCGTTGTCCGAGCTCAAGCTGCACCAGGTGGCGTTGCTGGTGGGCATGGTCAAGGGGCCGTCTTCCTACAACCCGCGGCGTTACCCGGAACGCGCCCTCGAGCGGCGCAACCTGGTGCTCGACCTGTTGCAGCAGCAAGGCGTGGCGACGGCCGAGCAAGTGGAGGCCGCGAAGAAGATGCCGCTGGGCGTGACCAAGCGTGGCAGCCTGGCGGACAGCTCGTTCCCCGGCTTCATGGACCTGGTCAAACGCCAGTTGCGTGAAGACTACCGAGACGAGGACTTGACCGAAGAAGGGCTGCGAATTTTCACCAGCTTCGACCCGATCCTGCAGATGAAGGCCGAGGCATCGGTGGATGACACCTTCAAGCGCCTCGGCGCGCGCAAGGGCGCCGACGAAGTCGAAGCCGCCATGGTCGTGACCAACCCGGAAACCGGTGAAGTCCAGGCCATGATCGGCAGTCGCCAGGCCAGTTTCGCCGGTTTCAACCGGGCACTGGATGCGGTCCGCCCGATTGGCTCGCTGATCAAGCCGGCGGTGTACCTCACCGCCCTGGAAAAACCCAGCCAGTACACGCTGACCAGTTGGCTGTCGGACGAGGCGTTTTCGGTCAAGGGCGCCGATGGCCAGGTCTGGAAGCCGCAGAACTACGACCGGCGTTCCCACGGCACGGTCTTCCTCTATCAGGGGCTGGCGCATTCCTACAACCTGTCAACCGCTCGCCTGGGCCTTGAAGTCGGCGTGCCGAACGTGCTCAAGACCGTCGCGCGCCTGGGAGTGAGCCGCGAATTGCCGGCCTTCCCATCGATGCTGCTGGGGGCGGGCGGCCTTACGCCGATTGAAGTGGCGGCGATGTACCAGACGCTGGCCAACGGCGGCTTCAACACGCCGATGCGCGGGATTCGCAGTGTGCTGACTGCCGATGGCGAACCGCTCAAGCGGTATCCGTTCCAGATCCAGCAACGGTTCGATCCGGCGTCCATCTACCTGATCCAGAGCGCGATGCAGCGGGTCATGCGCGAAGGCACCGGCAGCTCGGTCTATAACGTGTTGCCCCGGACCCTGACCCTGGCCGGCAAGACCGGTACCAGTAACGATTCGCGTGACAGTTGGTTCGCCGGTTTCAGCCAGGATCTGCTGGCGGTGGTCTGGCTCGGCCGCGACGACAATGGCAAGACCCCGTTTACCGGTGCCACCGGCGCGCTCCAGGTCTGGACCAGTTTCATGCGCAAGGCCGACCCGTTGCCGCTGGACATGCCGCAACCGGACAATATCGTCCAGGCCTGGGTGGATTCGCGTACGGGCCAAGGCTCCGACGCCAATTGCCCGGGTGCGGTACAGATGCCGTATATTCGCGGCAGCGAGCCTCCACCCGGTGCTGCCTGTGGTAGCCAGAATCCCGCCGAATCGGTGATGGATTGGGTCAAGGACTGGATGAATTAA